Within the Stenotrophomonas sp. 610A2 genome, the region CCGGGTGAAGGCATCGATTGCGCGGTCCAGGTGGGCGCGGCTGTGCGCGGCGCTGATCTGGGTGCGGATGCGGGCCTGCCCCTTCGGCACCACCGGGAAGAAGAAGCCGATCGCATAGATGCCTTCTTCCAGCAGACGCTGGGCGAACTTCTGCGCCAGCGGTGCGTCGTACAGCATCACCGGGCTGATCGGATGCACGCCGGGCTTCACGTCGAAACCGGCGGCGGTCATCTTCTCGCGGAAGTAAGCGGTGTTCTCGCGCAGCGTTTCACGCAGGTCATCGGCGGCAGCCAACATCTCGAACGCCTTGATGCCGGCGGCAACCACATGCGGCGGCAGCGAGTTGGAGAACAGGTAGGGGCGCGAGCGCTGGCGCAGCAGTTCGATGACCTCGGCGCTGGCGCAGGTGAAACCGCCCAGTGCGCCGCCCATGGCCTTGCCCAGGGTGCCGGTGATGATGTCGATCTTGTCGAGCACACCCTTCACTTCGGCCGAGCCGCGGCCGGTGGCGCCGAGGAAGCCGGTGGCATGGCATTCGTCGATATGCACCAGCGCGTTGTACTTCTTCGCCAGCGCGGTGATTTCATCGAGTGGGGCGATGAAGCCGTCCATCGAGAACACGCCGTCGGTGGTGATCAGCTTGGTCTTGCAGCCAGCGGCATCAGCGGCCTGCAGCTGCGCTTCCAGATCGGCCATGTCGCAGTTGGCGTAGCGGAAACGCTTGGCCTTGCACAGGCGCACGCCATCGATGATGGAGGCGTGGTTCAGTGCGTCGGAGATGATCGCGTCGTTCTCGCCGAGCAGCGGCTCGAACAGGCCGCCGTTGGCGTCGAAGCAGGCGGCGTAGAGGATGGTGTCGTCCTTGCCGAAGAACCCGGCAATCTGCTTTTCCAGCTGCTTGTGCAGGTCCTGGGTGCCGCAGATGAAGCGCACCGAGGCCATGCCGAAGCCGTGCGTGTCCAGTGCGTCCTTGGCCGCCTGGATCAGGTCCGGGTGGTCGGCCAGGCCCAGGTAGTTGTTGGCACAGAAATTCAGCACCGTGCGGCCGTCGTCGAGGGTGATCTCGGCCGACTGCGGGCTGGTGATGATGCGTTCGGACTTGAACAGCCCCTGCGCGCGGATGGCGTCCAGTTCCTCGGCGTAGTGCCGGGTCAGCGGGGAGATGTTCGCGGTTTCGGTCATGGCAGGGTCTTGCGGTCAAGTGGAACGCCAATTTTAGCCTTCCCGGTGTCCCGGCGCTGTCGTCATGCGCAAAGGCTATAAGCGCGGCGGCCTAAGTCATTTCTCGCTGGCCGGTGTGCGCCCGCAGCATCGTCATCACACCCACCCAACAGGAGACGCCGATGACCGCCATACGCCCCCCATTCACCCTGCCGACCAGGAAGCTGTTGTCTCTAAGCCTGGCCCTGGCGGCGTGTGGGGCGGGGTCATCGGCGCAGGCGCAGCAACTCACCGTCGAGCAGTTGCAGGAGCGCCTGCAGCGATTGGAGCGGCTGGCCGGGGTCAGTGATGGCGGAAACGAAGGGATAGGCCTGGCTGATCTGGACCAGCGCCTGCGCATCCTTGAGCGTCGCCTTGAGCTTGGGGAAGAAGAGCGCGTTGCCGCCGCCAAGGCCGCGCCGAAGATAAGCGTCGACCAGAAGGGGGCTTCGTTCAAATCCGGCGACGGCGCTTACGAGTTGAAGCTGCGCGGCCTGCTGCAGGGCGATGCCCGCGTCTTCCTGGGCGGCGATGCCAACCAGAACGACACCTTCCTGCTGCGCACCGCTCGGCCGACCCTGGAAGGCTCGCTGGGCAAGCTGGTCGCCTACCGCTTCACGCCGGAGTTCGCCGGTGACAGCGCCAGCATCGTCGATGCCTATGCCGATCTGCGTTTCGATCCTGCGTATACGGTGCGGGTTGGCAAGTTCACCTCGCCGGTTGGCCTGGAGCGTCTGCAGTCATCGTCGGCACTGGTTGATGTCGAGCGCGCGCTGGCCAGCGAGTTGGCACCGAATCGCGACCTGGGCGTGCAGTTGCAGGGCGAAGTGGCCAAGGGCAAGTTCAGCTACGCGCTGGGCGTGTTCAACGGCACCGTCGATGGCCGCGATGCGGTTACCAGCAATCCGGATGACGACTTCGAATACGCAGGCCGCGTGTTCTTCGAACCGCTCAAGGGCAGTGACAGCGCATGGGCGGGATTGGGCTTCGGCCTGGGTGCGAGCACCGGTGAAAAGCATGGCAG harbors:
- the kbl gene encoding glycine C-acetyltransferase, whose product is MTETANISPLTRHYAEELDAIRAQGLFKSERIITSPQSAEITLDDGRTVLNFCANNYLGLADHPDLIQAAKDALDTHGFGMASVRFICGTQDLHKQLEKQIAGFFGKDDTILYAACFDANGGLFEPLLGENDAIISDALNHASIIDGVRLCKAKRFRYANCDMADLEAQLQAADAAGCKTKLITTDGVFSMDGFIAPLDEITALAKKYNALVHIDECHATGFLGATGRGSAEVKGVLDKIDIITGTLGKAMGGALGGFTCASAEVIELLRQRSRPYLFSNSLPPHVVAAGIKAFEMLAAADDLRETLRENTAYFREKMTAAGFDVKPGVHPISPVMLYDAPLAQKFAQRLLEEGIYAIGFFFPVVPKGQARIRTQISAAHSRAHLDRAIDAFTRIGLELGVIKG
- a CDS encoding OprO/OprP family phosphate-selective porin produces the protein MTAIRPPFTLPTRKLLSLSLALAACGAGSSAQAQQLTVEQLQERLQRLERLAGVSDGGNEGIGLADLDQRLRILERRLELGEEERVAAAKAAPKISVDQKGASFKSGDGAYELKLRGLLQGDARVFLGGDANQNDTFLLRTARPTLEGSLGKLVAYRFTPEFAGDSASIVDAYADLRFDPAYTVRVGKFTSPVGLERLQSSSALVDVERALASELAPNRDLGVQLQGEVAKGKFSYALGVFNGTVDGRDAVTSNPDDDFEYAGRVFFEPLKGSDSAWAGLGFGLGASTGEKHGSGNNYLPRYRTPGQATFFAYRSAVVADGEHRRWSPQGWFYRNGLGLQAEYIASEQEVARNGIRKQLDNRAWQATASYVLTGEDASYRGVTPSRPFGANGGHGAVELTARYGELQIDDAAFPLYADPTVSASQVRSWTVGANWYLTANLKLATNYLHSSFDAASAGAKLPDEKAVFSRLQVSF